AATTACTTATGTGGTTGCAGCGGCTACCATCATTCTTATTATGGCTAAAGCTCCCCATGGGGCCGAACATGTTCAAAGTCTTTTGGTTGGATCGATTCTATGGGTCAGTTGGTTTGTCGTGGCTAAAACGGCTGTAATCTACTTGATGGTAGGAATTATCCATTGGATCCTCCGAAAAAAATTTCTGCTGATCTCCTTTAATCCCGAACAGGCTATAGAACAGGGAATCTCCATTCGGTGGTGGGACTTTCTTTTCTATGCCATCTTTGGCTTTGTGGTTACGAGTTCAGTTTCCATTGCAGGGGTTTTGTTGGTTTTTACTTTCTTGATCGTCCCAACCGTATTTGCTGTGTTATTTACCGATAATTTATCCTCCCGTTTAATCATCGGTTGGATTTTCGGTACCCTGGTCAGTATGATAGGGAGCGTGCTTTCCTACACCCTGGACCTTCCCACGGGAGCGGCCATTGTTTGCACATTTGGAGTAGCCTTATTGGGAGGTGCAGGGGTTAAGAACTTTTTAAATAAGAAATACCTGGCAGAGAAACGTCTGGGGCTTGTGGAAAGGGGCTCCTGATGGAAGTGTTCATAAAATACCCCACCTGAACCCTTTCAGAAGTAAGTTTTTTCACCCCATCCCCTTCCCGAAACTCGGGAATGGCCAGGGCTCCACTCTCCCCTCAACCTGGGCTTCCCTAGGCACCAGGTTGAGGCGCCCCCACCCGGTCCCTCCCCATTTCACAAGGAAGCCTCCCTTTCCTTTATATCCCCCCCCCTTCCTCTGCATGCGGGGGGAAGGGGGCAGGGGAATTGAGGGGAGGGAATGTCGCTTCAAAGTTCCTTTCCCTGCATGCGGAGGAAGTTAGTAGGTTAAACGTCTCGTGTGACATTAAGGGGACACCCCTCAGGGATCCCACTCTTATCCTGGCGCGTAGGCCCCCGGCCCCTATCCCACGCTGCAAAAAAGGACCGAAGGGTCAGGTTCAAAAAATCTACTCCAGAAAGGAAGAAGTGAGGCGGTCCTTATCCTCTATCCCTCCTTTCAATGCCGACCTACTATGACCTTATGGCTGGACATTGAAGGATTGCAATTGTTTAAACTCTGTCTCCAGCTTCGAAATAATCCGTTCAAAAAGTTTGGGATAGGTATCTATACCTTCTTCCCCTCCCACCGCCGCAGGTAAAATAACCAGCTTCGCTCCGGATTTATCGGCTACCAGTTGGGCAATTTTAGGATCTGTATAGTTACCGTTTAAGATGATCTTGATCTTCTTTTCTTTTATCAACTCAGTTATAAAGGCCAAATGTTTGGCGGTGGGTGGAATACCGGGCTTTTCTTCAATATATCCTGCGGCGGAAAATCCCAACCAATTCATGAGATATTCAAACAACTTATGGTAGGAAACAACTTGAGTGCCTTTGAACGGAGCCATCCGTTTTTCCCAATCTGCGATCTGAGTCGTAAGTTTATCCTGAAAATTTTTGAAATTGGACTCAAAGTAGGCACTGTCTTTAGGAGAGAGTAATTTGAGCCGATCCAGGATCTCCTGACCGACTATAATTCCGTTACGTGGATCCAGCAGATAGTGGGGATTTCCTTCCGGGTGAACGTCTCCCATACTTCGATCCACTTCACCGGTGGGAACTTCTAAAACCCGGATGGCCCGAGAGGCATCCAGATTTCCTTTACCTCCCAGGTTGATGGCCGGGTTTCGAGCTCCTTGAATAAGCAGGGGGAGCCAGCCTATTTCGAGCTGAAGGCCAGTATAGATAAGCAGATCGGCTTGATTAAGCTGGACCATATAGCTGGGTTTGGCTTCGAGAAAATGGGGATCTTGGTATCCTTTGGCAATGCTTTGAACTTTAACCTTATGGCCGCCGATCTCCTGGGTAATGGCCGCTAAATCCGGAACCGTGGTCACAACTTTGAGTTCTGCTTGAGCTGGATTTATAAAAAAGGTTATTGTAAAAAAAGCCAGAAGACCGATCCAGATTTGTACTAACTTAGTAGATTTCATGAGCAAGGAACAGGGTGAGTCCGGAGTGAAGAGACAGGAAGAAGAGGGTTCGGCTTCAAAGCTCTTAACTCCTGACCCCCTTACTTTTATTGGTTGTTAATACTGATGAGCCGGATGGGAACCAATGGTGAAGTTCACCTGGGCGAGAACTTGATGAATTCCCTCCTCATCTTCGGGTTTTAAATAGTTATACTGAACCCGGAAGGCTGAAAACTCGGTAGGGACAAAGGCTAATAAGCTACTGACTCGATAAGTTTTGCCTTCCCCCTCAGCTTCAGGTATTCCCAGAAGATCATACCTTCCTTGAATCCACCATCGTCGGGCAAACTGGTATTGGACTAAGGTATAAAGACCTCCAACCTTATCAAAGGTCTGGTCTGCAGGGTCCTTCTTTGCAAAGAGATACTCGGTTTGCCAGATGAAGGCGCGATAGAGGGCGCGTTGGGGGGGTCTCCACTTGAGGGTCAGATCCACGCCCGCTGCCTGGGAGATTTCCTCAAATTCGTTCTTTCCAACTGCATAGGATTCTCCCAGTTCCAGCGTTGTGGCATCAGATAAATCCCACAAGTTTTTAAAGTGAGCTAAATACGCCAGGTCACTTCCTTTAGGACTATTAAAGAGAACCTCGTTATCTCCGTTCAAAAGATCCAGTCTGACTTCTGAAAACCAGGGTAATTTGAGGAGATAACTTACATCGACACCTATCTCCGTGAGCCCTTCCTCTCCAAAAATCCTCTCATTAATCAGAGGCGGATCGATAAAAGGAAATTGATGGGTATGAAGCAAGTTATGTTTTCCGAAAGGATCATGGAGTTTACCTATCCGGAGAATAACCGAAGGAATATTCAAGGTGCTTATATAGCCTTCCTCGACTTCAACTCCTTTACCTTCCGGAAGGGCTAAAATGACATCGGCCCGAAGATAGGGATCTACAAAGGCCGAAAATTGAGCCTCTACTTCCTGAATGTGGACTCCGGTTGTGATTTCCTTACCGGGTCTTACTTCCGCCTCTGCACCCGGTTCCCAAGATGTATAGCTTCCCAAAAAAAGACCGTTTATACTGATGGCCGGATTAAAAGCCCGGGAAAGGCCGGTAGCCGTAGAACCACCGGTCCCTAAGGGGGGTGAACCGGTCTGGGTTCCAGGTTGTGGAGAAGCTGGCCCAGGTTGTTGGGGAGTTGGACCCGGTGCCGATGGGGCTTGCTCAAGAGCCTTTTGAAATTCTTCCTCCAAAGATTTTGTTTTTTCTTCTGGTTGTTGCGCAAAGGAGGTGTTCAAAAAACAAATAAGACTAAAAATCGAAAGAACTCCTGCCCATTTCATCCTGTTAGCCTCCCTTCTATTAAGCTTATAAAGTCCGTAGGCCTTAATATCCAGGAATGGTCTAATTTCTTGGCAAAAGCAGGCCTTTCTACGTCCTTTATAAGGATGAAAAACCCCTTTTACGGTAAGATAAAGTAAACGTGTGGGTCTTTATTTTTTGAAACGAAGTCAGGAGGCAGAGGAGGGAGGGGCTCTTGAAAAGAGAAAAGTAGGATGAATCAGAATGATAAGAAAAATTCTTTGAAATAGAGCAGGGATAATCAGAATGGTAAAAAAGACGAGGATAATACCTTCCAGAATAAAAACGGCCATTTGAACCCATTGGCAATTTAAGTAATTATTATCCAGGCCAAGGGTTTCTAAGGGGTGGATATAGGGGTGGAGTACCAGAATGGCGAAGAAAAGAAGGTTGATAAATAGCCGACTTCTTCGGCCCGGCTGTAAGAAGGTTTTTAAGATCTGGAAATTCATAAGGTTCATAGGTCCAGACTCTGGAACTTAAATTTTGGATGCCTGCAAGGATAATTTTCTTACCTTTTCCTTGTCGGTTCTATAGGTTTAATAATACTCTCAACCTGAAAGAGGTCAAGTAAGAATTTATTATAGTAACTGTAATACTCCCGAAAATTGCCTTACGATTTTCACGCTTTGTGGCGACCCAACGGGTCATGGCCATTTAGCAGGAATCACTTTTTTCTGTCTGAACACCCCTCTAATCCCTTTTTAAGGGTAGGTTTTTTCTAAATCTAACCCCATTGTCAATCGAGACGATCGACCTACTAACCCTATAGGCACCGGGATAAGTAGGTTAACCGTCACAGTTGACGAAGAGGTTAGTCAAAGCTATGGCAACCTGTGGATAATCCCTGGGTAAGCTAGGGGAAACAGAATCTATCACCCTCTAAGCCTCAACGGGGCGGCCTGTTTAGCAAGCTGCTCCTATGGCGGGGGGTTCCAGGATTTAACCAGGGAATTTTCTGGCAAGAAGCAAGTTGATGGTGTATTATATAATACAATATGGATAAAGCCACAATCCTCCAAATTATCAAAGAGCACCTTCCTCAGCTTTTAAGGGAAGACGAGCGTTTTAGGTATGAAATTAAGGGTCTGCTGGCCGAGACTTTTTCATCAAAGGAGGAGTTTCAGGCTGTTTTAGAGGAGGTTCGGGCTTTACGCGAAGATACCAACCGACGGTTTGAGGAAGTAAACCGACGGTTTGAGGAGACCAACCAGCGGATTGAAGCTTTACGCGAAGACACCAACCGACGGTTTGAGGAAGTGAACCGACGGTTTGAGGAAATGAACCGACGGTTTGACCACCAGGATGACCAAATACATCAGATTCGGCTCGAACTGTCTGCGATAAGCGGACGATTGGGAAGAGGGATGGAAGAGGTCATCCGACGAACCATCGAGAGATTCTCAGGACGACATTTCCGAGAAGTCAAACGGCTTGTCCTTGAAGATGAAGAGGGAGAGGTCTTTGGAACTGGGGCTCAAGTCGAGTTTGATGCTTATCTGGAAGACACCGACTCTTTTGTGGTCGAAGTTAAAACCCATATTCGAACGGATGATGTATACACATTGAAGAAAAAGGTGGAGTATGCCCAGAGGAAATTGCAGAAATCTTTAAATCCTGTAGTAATTTCCTCTAGTATTGACCAAAGAGCAAAAAGATTGTGTGATGAATTAGGTATTCAGGTCATCTCACGGAGTGTTTTATAAATCTTTAGAGCTTACCCCATCGGTATTTTTCCTTGATTTCAAGTCAGGTTAAGGCTTCCCACCTCCTCTAACAACGCCTTTGCCTCCTTCAAATCCGCCATATCAAACCCCTCTGTAAACCACCCATAAATCTCCGCTAGTATCGCTCTCGCTTCTTCTTTTATGTCAAACGGGACGTTTAACTTACTATCCAAACAGGTATTGACAAATGCAATCCAGTTGCATTAACCATATAATAACTATGGTAGAACTAACTCAAATCCTGCAAAACCTTAAGTCCCGCGGTTATCGACTTACCAAAACCCGAAAGCAAATCATTGGCATCTTCCTGGAGAGTAAAGTTCCCTTATCCGCTCAAGAATTATGGTCAGAACTTCAAAGAAGAAACTACCAGGTGGATAAGGCAACGGTTTATCGAGAAATCGCCTTCTTAAAAGGACAAAAAATTGTGCGGGAAGTCCAGTTTGGGGAAGGGAAAAAGAGATTTGAGATTAATTTAACGGATCATCATCACCATATCGTGTGTATTCGATGTGAGAAAGTGGATGACATTGTCTTAGAAAACGATTTGAGGGATCAAGAGAAAAAAATTTTTGAACTTAAAAAGTTTAAAGTTTTGAATCATTCCCTGGAGTTTTTTGGTCTTTGTACAAAATGTCAGTGAGTCATTGGGATGGAATCTTCACTTGTCCTTTGATGGGAAAGGGGGTCCGAGGGCATAGGCGCCAGGTTAAGGCGTCCCCATCTGGTCCCTCCCTCGTTTCACAAAGAAGCCTCCTTTCCCCTATATTCCCCCGCACACAGGGGGAATTGAAGGGAGGGAACATTGCTTCAAAGTTCCTTCTCCTGCAAACTAAGGTAGGGGCGCAAGGCCTTGCGCCCGTACAATGTCTCGTTTGACATTAAGGGGGCTCATGGATCTCACCCTTATCCTGGCGCGTATGGGGCCAGAGGGTGAGGGCCGGGCAGATATGCTCAGGTTTGTATCCTATTATCTGATTTTTAACCTGTTAGCCTTGACGGTTGTGCTTTCGGTGCAAGCCTCAGCCGAGGAGAAATTGAAGATTGCTGCAAGTTTTTATCCTTTGGCAGAACTGGCCCGGCAGGTGGGAGGAGATCGGGTAGAGGTTATCAATATGACTCCTGCCGGCGTGGAGCCCCATGACTACGAACCGACCCCACGGGATATCATCAAAATCCGTTCTGCAAAAGTTTTCCTTTTTAACGGGGGTAATACAGACGCCTGGGCGGAAAAGATTCAAGAGGATCTGAAAAACCGAGGCGTAGAAGTAGTAAATATCAGTGAAACGCTGGCTAAAAGTGGTGAGTTATTAAAAGGCCCGGAAGTGGTGGAGGCATCTGAAAAGGTCGGATTCGATCCCCATTTCTGGCTGGATCCCGTATTGATGCAGAAACAGGCTATGGTGGTTCGGGATGTTCTGATAAAAGTAGATCCCGGAAATGCAGAATATTATACCAAAACCACCGCAAATTATTTAAGTGAATTGGCGACTTTAGATGAGAAATACAGAGAAGGTCTGGCCCATTGTCAAATTCGAGACGTTATTACCTCCCACGCTGCCTTTGGGTATTTAGCCCGGCGTTATAATCTGAACATGATTTATATTTCCGGACTCTCACCGGATGAAGAGCCCTCACCCCGGAGATTAGCCGATATTGCTACGTTGGCACGCCAGAAGAACATAGAATATATTTTCTTTGAGCCCCTCGCCAGTCCCAAACTGGCTCAAACCATCGCCCAAGAAGTTGGAGCAAAGACGTTAGTTTTTAATCCTATTGAAGGTTTGACCGATGAGGAGGTACAGGCCGGAAAGAACTATATCTCTATCATGGAAGAGAACCTGAAAAACCTGCGGATAGCTTTACGATGTCAATGACCACTTCTCCTGTTTGCATAGAGGTAAAAAACGTTAGTTTTAGCTATAACGGCCTCCCCGTTTTAACCAATATAAGCTTTTCTGTAAAAGAAGGAGAATATTTAGGAATCATCGGACCGAATGGAGGAGGTAAAACCACGCTGCTTAAAATCATTTTAGGTCTCCTCAAGCCAACTTCTGGTGAAGTCCTCATTTTTGGGCAGAACATTCAAAGCTTTAAGAACCGTTTTTTAATCGGCTATGTGCCTCAGCGTATGGCGGAGGCCGGACTTCATTTCCCTGCGACGGTGGAAGAGATTGTAAGAACCGGACGTACGGCCAGAGTCGGATTGCTTAAAAGATTTAAGAAAGAAGATCTTGCAGCTGTGCAAAAAGCCATGGAAATTGCCGATGTTACAGACTACAAGAACCATCTGATCGGTCATCTATCCGGAGGTCAACGTCAGAGGGTTTTTATTGCAAGGGCTTTAGTAGGAGACCCCAAAATACTCATTCTGGACGAACCGACAACTGGGGTAGATATTTTATCTCAAGAGAAATTCTATACTTTTCTTCGGAATCTTAACCATCAAATGGGATTAACGGTCATTGTGGTTTCACATGATATCGGTGTCGTGATCGATGAAGTCAGTACCGTTTTGTGCTTAAATCGTACCCTGGTTTGTCAGGGCCCTCCCAACGAGTTCTTAAAAGATGAGTATATGGAAAAGTTGTACGGTAAAAAGGTAAAGTTCCTGATCCATAAATATTAAACCTATGTTTGAGATTTTCCAATTCGATTTTATGATTCGGGCCTTTGTGGCAGGAGCTGTTATTGCCCTCATTGCTCCCATGATCGGGATCTTTCTGGTCGTTCGACGTTATTCTCTCATGGCAGATACCCTGGCCCATGTGTCGTTAGCAGGGGTAGCCGTAGGTCTTCTGACTAAGATGAATCCACTGGTAACCGGCATTGTAACCCCTGTAATCGCGGCGTTTTGTATCGAAAAGCTGAGAAGTGCCAGAAATATATCGGGTGAATCCCTCCTGGCTCTGTTTCTTTCTGGAAGTCTGGCCATCGCCATCGTTCTTCTAAGCATAGCCAAGGGATTCAACGCCAGCCTTTTTAGCTTTCTATTTGGAAGTATCTCAACCGTTATGCCGAATGATTTATACCTGATTGTAGGCCTGGGAATTTTGGTTTTAGTTACCATCCTGGCGCTCTATAAAGAATTATTTGCCGTTTCCTTCGATGACGAATTGGCAAGAGCCTCGGGTATTTCCGCTCCGGTCTTTAATCTGATACTCACCGTCTTAGCCGCCATAACGGTATCCCTGGCCATGAGAATCGTAGGGGTGTTACTCATAGGCGCTCTCATGGTTATACCTGTTATAGCTGCCATTCAATTTGGGCGTAGCTTTCGCCAAACCCTCCTTCTCTCTATCGCCTTTTCTTCCCTGTCTGTATTCCTGGGACTCTTCCTGTCTTTCTACCTGGATCTGGCCAGTGGGGGAACCATTGTCGTGATTGCCCTTATTATTTTTTTATTGAGCCTGTTAAGACAGACCTTGAAAAAAACTTTTCTCATTAAAGTCCAAAGTGGATTTTAAAACTTTGGGTCCCGTCTCTGGAAGGATTTGATAGAACCTTTTCATGGTGAAGGAAGTTCCCTCCCGGCTATAAACTGGTTGCCTCTCCGGAGTTAAACGAATTGGATTTTGAAATAATTTCTTAGCTGGAGATACTCTGCCTGACCGCTTCCCATCCCAAAATCGCCTTCTTCCTCGCCGTACCCCATTCATAATCCCCTATCATACCTACTTTTCGAATAACTCTATGGCAGGGAATGAGGAAGCCGATGGGATTTTGACTAACCGCCCGACCCACCGCACGGGAAGCTTTTGGTTTCCCTAGATAAGTGGCAATATCTTCATAGGAAACCAGAAACCCGGGCGGGATCCTCAGTAAAGCTTCCCAGACCTTTATTTGGAAATTAGTTCCTTTTACAAATAAATTCAGTGGGCGTATTTCTTCCCGATTTGACGATGGATTTTGTAAAGACGTCGGTGATATTATCCTTAACCGCCGAAAAGGAGTAAATATTCGATTGATCAAAGGCTGGGTATCTTGAAGGCTCTCATAAAACTGTGCCTGCTTCCATTTGTTTTTTAGATTTTTCAGGGCACCTTCCCGATCATTGTCCTGAACAAAGGCCAGATCGCAAATTCCCCTGTCCGTTATGGAAAGTAAGCACTCTCCAAAAGGGCTGGGATGAAAGCCATACAAAATGGTCAGTCCGTAACCGTTCTTTTTAAATTCCCCGGGGGTTACCGCTTCAAAATTAATAAACAGGTCATGGAGACGACCCGGGCTGGACAATCCGGTTTCATAGGTCACGTCCAGGATACTTTTGGATTCCTTCAGTAATTTCTTTGCATACTCAAGGGTTAAAAACTGTAAGAATCGTTTGGGGCTAATACCGGCCCAGCGTTTGAAAAGGCGTTGAAAATGATACTCACTTAGATTGACACTTTGGGCGACTTCCTTCAAATCGGGTTGTTTAAGAAAATTCTTTTCAAGGAACAAAATGGCTTTTTCTATTCGCGCATAATCTAAAGATGATTGGAGATAATTTTGCGTTAGCATGGTATCCTCCTCCAGGGTTTTGAGATTGTTCTTTATATCCAATATAAAAACCCTGAGGAGGATAACCACCCAATTCTTGCTACTTTCTGATTGGAATTTCCTCATCCAGGGAAGATCTTTAACCTGGTCGGTTTACAAAGCTCGTAAAAATGCAGCCAGGTCTTTTTTCTCATCTTCGGTTAACTGGGTTCCAAGGATGAGATTAAAAAACTCAACGGTATCTTCCAACGTGAGAAGGCGCCCGTCATGGAGGTAAGGCGGGGAATCTTTAATCCCCCGAAGTGGGAAAGTTTTAATAGCTCCTTCGGCGCGTCCTTTATAAAAGCGCTCTACCTGGAGATCATGCATGAGGTTATCGGTATAAAACGGGGCCGGATGACAACCCCCACATTGGCCTTTTCCGAAGAATATCTTTTCGCCCCGTAGTTCCTGCTCGGTCGCCTTTTTCGGATCCAGTCGTCCCAGAACATCTAATTTCGGAGCCGGAGGAAAGTCGATTAAATCCTGGAACTGGGCCATCATCATCACTTCATTCCGGTTTAGATCTCTACGTCCTTTCTTTTCAGCTGTGGTCTGGTCATGATCAAAATAGGCAGAGCGATTCTCAAACTCGGTGAAGTCCTCTACAGAACGAAGGGCCCGTTTAGAACCGAAAAGCCGTTGAATATTCACCCCTCGCAAACTGGGTGTGTCAATCCGCAGTCGGGACATTTGAGGTCGAACATCCGGGTTTAGATGAAAGGCTCCGTTGGTATGCCCATTTACGTGACAATCAAAACAGGCAACTCCGCGACTCGGCTGAGCCGTCTTTCGATCATCGGTTGCATTGAACTGTTGTTGTGGAATCTTTTCCACTAAGAGCCGGACTCCTTCAAACTGAATGGGTGAAAGAATTCCATCAAAGAGCTTATAGAAATTCTCTATGGTAATCTCCTGTCCTTTTGAAACATCCCCTAAATCGGGTCGACTGGTTAAAAATAAGGGTGGAGGAAATTCCGGTAAAAAAGGATCGGGAATATCAAATTCTACATCAAAACGCTCTCGCTCTGGATGAATTTCGGTCATTACCCGGGGAAATACCATCCCACCGGTAGAATGAAGGGGATGGGGCAGGGGAAGATAAGGAAAAAGACCCCTGGCCTTGATTTCTTCAACAGGCATTCCTGCCAGTTTTTCAAAGGTCATCCCTTCTTTAAGCCGGGCCGTCGGTCCCATAGGAACTGGCTTTCCACGGGTCATGGTGACCCCTTGAATAAACCGGGGGGTGAGATCGTAGCGCTCTTCTAGTAATTTTCGCTGCTGAGCCGAAATCTGAGACCTCTGGGCCTTTTCTCGCTCTATGATCTTTTCTAAAGGTTCTGCAGGACTTAAATCAAAAATAAAGGAACTTTTACCTGTTCCTCCAAATCTAAAGATATCAGGTGGATTGGGAGTCCCCGGTTTGAGTTCTGGGGCTTGCTCGGTATCGCCTTTCCCAACGGGCTGATATTGAGGGTAGTTCCGTTCCCAATCGGGGACTACAGCCGGAGGACCTACTTCTTCAACTAGTTCTTTAGGACCTGGAATCGGCTCCCAGGGCTGCTTTTCCTGGGGATCTTTTCGTTCCTGGGCCGTTAGCTGCCAGAAAAACGACAAACCAGAAAACATTAGGAAAGTCACACCGAGATAGCGAATCCATTTTTTCTTTTTCATAAAACCTCCTTCTCGGAAAGATCTTGCATACAAAGATTAACCAAATTATCTAAACGATATATAATATATTCAAAAATAACTTAAATGGTATATTTTTCTGTAAACATGGTTTTAATCCAAGGTATCCAGTTTTTGAATCCCCCGGTTTACCCTGAGTCTTGAGCTCTTTGTTGACAGCTAAATTTGTTTGGAAAATTTACGAGGGATTTTCGAAGAGTTTTTCCTTTTCATTCGTATTAATTTATAAAAAGGTGTGCAAAACCCTCAGTTCGTAGATATTTATGAAATGGTTCGTGGAAGGGTAGAGAGGCATAGGTGCAGGATAAGAGTGAGATCCCTGAGGGGTGTCCCCTTAATGTCAAACGAGACGTTTAACCTACTCACCTTCCCCCCCTTTGCAGGGGAGGGAACTTTGAAGCGAAGTTCCCTCCCTTCAATTCCCCCCGCCCCCTTCCCCTGCATGCAGGGGAAAGGGGGGCTTCCCTATGAAACGGAGGAGGGGACAGGGTGGGGCCGCCTTATCCTGGCGCGTATGAGGTAGAGAGGTCAGACCGGTATTCATTCAATGTCATTTTGGCCATCGCGGGTTACAACTGGGAGATACTATAAACATGGAGTGTAATTCACTTACATGGGTTTTAATCTTTCACATCTGGACGATGAGTCGCTAATTCTTCAGATAAAGGAGGGGAAGCATCAAGCCTTTGAGGAAATTGTTAACCGTCATGCGAAACGATTTTACAGCCTTGCCTATCGACTTGTTTTTAACAGGGAGGAAGCCGAGGATATTGTCCAAGACGCATTCCTGAAGTTGTGGAATAAGCCCGAACTATGGGACTCAAAGAAACGGGTAAAATTCACCACCTGGTTTTACAGAGTTGTTACAAACCTTTGTATTGATCATAACAAGAAGAAAAAGCCGGTACCTTTATCTGATAAGATCTCGATCCGGCATGAGCAACCCGGACAAGATGTTTTGTTAGATCATCAACAAAAACAGGTATTGTTAGATAACCTCATACGGGAATTACCCGAAAGGCAACAGCTTGCGATTAATTTATGTTTCTATGAAGGGTTGAGTAATGAGGAGGCTGCTGAAATTATGGGTGTGAAGGTCAAGGTATTACAGTCCTTAATCATGCGGGCCAAAATGACCTTAAAGGAGAAGATTAAACCGTATTTAGATTAAGGCGGGATAGGATTATGGATCTTAAACAATTCAAAGAAAATCTATTATTATACGGTGCTGATGTGCATCGATGGCCGGAAGAAATAAGAAATGCAGGCCTGGAGGCGTTAAAGAATTCTTCTGAGTTTCGGTTTTTAGCCGATGAAGAAGCAAAGTTCGAGAGAGTTCTCAAAAGTAGAAAATATGAAGAACCCGATAGCTATCTCGAACGGCGGATTATTTCTGCAGCCTTGCGAATAAAGAAGAATCCACCCTCCAGTCTGGGTATCTTTCTTTTGGAGTTACTGGCCGAATTCAGATTACCCAGACCGGCGTTGATAGCACTTTCCATCTTGATCATTGGATTTACTATAGGTTTTTTAGATCCCATAGCATCGGCGCCAACCGAA
The sequence above is a segment of the Candidatus Limnocylindrales bacterium genome. Coding sequences within it:
- a CDS encoding metal ABC transporter substrate-binding protein, whose protein sequence is MDLTLILARMGPEGEGRADMLRFVSYYLIFNLLALTVVLSVQASAEEKLKIAASFYPLAELARQVGGDRVEVINMTPAGVEPHDYEPTPRDIIKIRSAKVFLFNGGNTDAWAEKIQEDLKNRGVEVVNISETLAKSGELLKGPEVVEASEKVGFDPHFWLDPVLMQKQAMVVRDVLIKVDPGNAEYYTKTTANYLSELATLDEKYREGLAHCQIRDVITSHAAFGYLARRYNLNMIYISGLSPDEEPSPRRLADIATLARQKNIEYIFFEPLASPKLAQTIAQEVGAKTLVFNPIEGLTDEEVQAGKNYISIMEENLKNLRIALRCQ
- a CDS encoding metal ABC transporter permease, producing MFEIFQFDFMIRAFVAGAVIALIAPMIGIFLVVRRYSLMADTLAHVSLAGVAVGLLTKMNPLVTGIVTPVIAAFCIEKLRSARNISGESLLALFLSGSLAIAIVLLSIAKGFNASLFSFLFGSISTVMPNDLYLIVGLGILVLVTILALYKELFAVSFDDELARASGISAPVFNLILTVLAAITVSLAMRIVGVLLIGALMVIPVIAAIQFGRSFRQTLLLSIAFSSLSVFLGLFLSFYLDLASGGTIVVIALIIFLLSLLRQTLKKTFLIKVQSGF
- a CDS encoding metal ABC transporter permease, with product MTQFLTFMLAPFLACLILVGIHVYLGIHILARGVIFVDLALAQIAALGAATAILFGYELESFPAYLFSLLFTFIGALVFSLTRMRHPKIPHEAIIGITYVVAAATIILIMAKAPHGAEHVQSLLVGSILWVSWFVVAKTAVIYLMVGIIHWILRKKFLLISFNPEQAIEQGISIRWWDFLFYAIFGFVVTSSVSIAGVLLVFTFLIVPTVFAVLFTDNLSSRLIIGWIFGTLVSMIGSVLSYTLDLPTGAAIVCTFGVALLGGAGVKNFLNKKYLAEKRLGLVERGS
- a CDS encoding Fur family transcriptional regulator, which codes for MVELTQILQNLKSRGYRLTKTRKQIIGIFLESKVPLSAQELWSELQRRNYQVDKATVYREIAFLKGQKIVREVQFGEGKKRFEINLTDHHHHIVCIRCEKVDDIVLENDLRDQEKKIFELKKFKVLNHSLEFFGLCTKCQ
- a CDS encoding DUF3782 domain-containing protein; this encodes MDKATILQIIKEHLPQLLREDERFRYEIKGLLAETFSSKEEFQAVLEEVRALREDTNRRFEEVNRRFEETNQRIEALREDTNRRFEEVNRRFEEMNRRFDHQDDQIHQIRLELSAISGRLGRGMEEVIRRTIERFSGRHFREVKRLVLEDEEGEVFGTGAQVEFDAYLEDTDSFVVEVKTHIRTDDVYTLKKKVEYAQRKLQKSLNPVVISSSIDQRAKRLCDELGIQVISRSVL
- a CDS encoding metal ABC transporter ATP-binding protein, producing the protein MSMTTSPVCIEVKNVSFSYNGLPVLTNISFSVKEGEYLGIIGPNGGGKTTLLKIILGLLKPTSGEVLIFGQNIQSFKNRFLIGYVPQRMAEAGLHFPATVEEIVRTGRTARVGLLKRFKKEDLAAVQKAMEIADVTDYKNHLIGHLSGGQRQRVFIARALVGDPKILILDEPTTGVDILSQEKFYTFLRNLNHQMGLTVIVVSHDIGVVIDEVSTVLCLNRTLVCQGPPNEFLKDEYMEKLYGKKVKFLIHKY
- a CDS encoding methylated-DNA--[protein]-cysteine S-methyltransferase; the encoded protein is MLTQNYLQSSLDYARIEKAILFLEKNFLKQPDLKEVAQSVNLSEYHFQRLFKRWAGISPKRFLQFLTLEYAKKLLKESKSILDVTYETGLSSPGRLHDLFINFEAVTPGEFKKNGYGLTILYGFHPSPFGECLLSITDRGICDLAFVQDNDREGALKNLKNKWKQAQFYESLQDTQPLINRIFTPFRRLRIISPTSLQNPSSNREEIRPLNLFVKGTNFQIKVWEALLRIPPGFLVSYEDIATYLGKPKASRAVGRAVSQNPIGFLIPCHRVIRKVGMIGDYEWGTARKKAILGWEAVRQSISS
- a CDS encoding zinc ABC transporter substrate-binding protein, translating into MKSTKLVQIWIGLLAFFTITFFINPAQAELKVVTTVPDLAAITQEIGGHKVKVQSIAKGYQDPHFLEAKPSYMVQLNQADLLIYTGLQLEIGWLPLLIQGARNPAINLGGKGNLDASRAIRVLEVPTGEVDRSMGDVHPEGNPHYLLDPRNGIIVGQEILDRLKLLSPKDSAYFESNFKNFQDKLTTQIADWEKRMAPFKGTQVVSYHKLFEYLMNWLGFSAAGYIEEKPGIPPTAKHLAFITELIKEKKIKIILNGNYTDPKIAQLVADKSGAKLVILPAAVGGEEGIDTYPKLFERIISKLETEFKQLQSFNVQP
- a CDS encoding sigma-70 family RNA polymerase sigma factor; this translates as MGFNLSHLDDESLILQIKEGKHQAFEEIVNRHAKRFYSLAYRLVFNREEAEDIVQDAFLKLWNKPELWDSKKRVKFTTWFYRVVTNLCIDHNKKKKPVPLSDKISIRHEQPGQDVLLDHQQKQVLLDNLIRELPERQQLAINLCFYEGLSNEEAAEIMGVKVKVLQSLIMRAKMTLKEKIKPYLD